In the genome of Deltaproteobacteria bacterium, one region contains:
- a CDS encoding helix-turn-helix transcriptional regulator — protein MSDLKKYVTDRKKKDLDFAIGYEEGYEQFKIGFLLRQARESVGLTHEELAQRLKTKKTAISRIENHAEDIKLSTLERVAKALGKRLQVSIA, from the coding sequence ATGAGTGACCTCAAAAAATATGTAACAGACCGCAAGAAAAAAGATTTAGATTTTGCTATAGGCTATGAGGAAGGGTATGAACAATTCAAAATCGGTTTTTTGCTTCGTCAGGCCCGTGAATCCGTCGGATTGACCCATGAAGAATTGGCGCAGAGACTTAAAACCAAAAAAACCGCCATTTCCAGAATTGAAAACCATGCCGAAGATATTAAACTCTCAACCCTGGAGCGTGTTGCAAAAGCGCTCGGGAAGCGATTGCAAGTAAGCATCGCCTAA
- a CDS encoding type II toxin-antitoxin system HicB family antitoxin, translating into MAIKNDRYTYRVTWSEEDQEYVGLCAEFPSLSWLARTPEAALKAIRRIVADVIKDMKNNNEPIPEPIATKRYSGKFMVRVPPEVHRNLAIKAAEAGVSLNRLASSKLSQ; encoded by the coding sequence ATGGCAATTAAAAATGATCGATACACCTACCGGGTAACTTGGTCTGAGGAGGACCAGGAATATGTCGGCCTGTGCGCGGAGTTTCCCAGTCTGAGCTGGCTGGCGCGTACGCCCGAGGCTGCCTTAAAAGCCATTCGGAGGATAGTGGCGGATGTAATCAAGGATATGAAAAATAACAACGAACCCATACCTGAACCCATTGCTACCAAACGATATAGCGGTAAGTTTATGGTTCGAGTACCCCCAGAAGTTCATCGCAATCTGGCCATTAAAGCAGCAGAGGCAGGAGTCAGTTTGAATCGGCTGGCCAGTTCGAAGTTGTCACAATAA
- a CDS encoding type II toxin-antitoxin system RelE/ParE family toxin, producing MSKTVLFYKTADGQCPVQNFLDSLPGKVAQKVTWVLGLLEDLDDVPSNYFKKLVGTDEIWECRIQLGSNSYRIFCFFIKNASVVLTHGLIKKSQKIPKREINKAEAYRKDFLKRSWSNE from the coding sequence ATGAGTAAAACGGTACTCTTCTATAAAACCGCCGACGGTCAATGCCCTGTACAAAATTTTCTTGATTCTTTACCCGGAAAGGTTGCTCAGAAAGTAACCTGGGTCTTGGGTCTTCTTGAAGACTTGGATGATGTTCCTTCCAACTATTTTAAGAAGCTTGTCGGTACAGACGAAATTTGGGAGTGCAGAATTCAGTTAGGTTCAAATTCGTATCGCATTTTTTGTTTCTTTATCAAAAATGCCTCTGTAGTTTTGACCCATGGTCTTATAAAAAAGAGCCAAAAAATACCAAAGAGAGAAATTAACAAGGCAGAGGCTTATAGAAAAGATTTCTTGAAAAGGAGTTGGAGCAATGAGTGA